In a genomic window of Pokkaliibacter sp. MBI-7:
- a CDS encoding PA2778 family cysteine peptidase, with product MKDVPFYAQKEYQCGPAALAMALNAAGASTSPDQLVNEVYLPDRKGSIQVEMLGASRRQGFIPFKVEGTIEGLIKELQAHHSVLVFQNLALPWYPQWHYAVVVGYDAASKELILHSAEDEWHRTNIGTFERTWARTGYWGFVPLKPGLLPANQNPDQLADSIAQSEQSFSAHQLQKAYSSVLKQWPGNLQSSIGLSVALYLQKRYVASERVLRNALKHHPASGVLYNNLAVVLKALNRKTEAKQAAKKAISLEPNNQNFAATLSEVS from the coding sequence TTGAAAGATGTTCCTTTCTACGCACAGAAAGAATATCAATGTGGCCCTGCTGCCCTAGCCATGGCACTGAATGCCGCCGGGGCTTCGACCAGCCCTGACCAACTGGTAAACGAGGTATATCTACCTGACCGTAAAGGAAGTATTCAGGTGGAAATGCTCGGAGCTAGCCGACGACAGGGCTTTATACCCTTCAAGGTAGAAGGGACAATTGAAGGGCTGATCAAAGAGCTGCAAGCACATCACTCGGTACTGGTATTTCAGAACCTGGCACTACCCTGGTATCCGCAGTGGCACTATGCTGTCGTCGTCGGTTATGACGCGGCTTCCAAGGAGCTGATTCTGCACTCTGCAGAAGATGAGTGGCATCGAACTAACATAGGTACTTTTGAAAGAACCTGGGCTCGCACCGGCTACTGGGGATTTGTTCCGCTTAAACCAGGATTACTACCTGCCAATCAAAACCCGGATCAGCTAGCAGACTCCATTGCGCAAAGCGAACAAAGTTTCTCCGCACATCAGTTGCAAAAGGCCTATTCAAGCGTGTTGAAACAATGGCCTGGCAATCTGCAATCCTCTATAGGATTGAGCGTTGCACTCTATTTACAGAAAAGATATGTCGCTTCAGAGCGTGTACTGCGCAATGCGCTCAAGCATCACCCTGCCTCTGGAGTGCTCTATAACAATCTTGCTGTTGTGCTCAAAGCCCTGAATCGCAAAACAGAAGCAAAGCAAGCAGCCAAGAAAGCGATTAGCCTTGAGCCGAATAATCAAAACTTCGCAGCAACCTTATCTGAGGTGTCATAG
- the pyrF gene encoding orotidine-5'-phosphate decarboxylase yields the protein MSISYMNSKPIIVALDYADQSLALDMAKRLDPQQCRVKVGKELFTLAGPAILEKLHELGFEVFLDLKFHDIPNTTAMAVKAAAQEGVWMVNVHASGGRRMMETTREVLETVTGPKPLLIAVTVLTSMESADLREIGIDLDPQQQVLRLASLAAASGMDGVVCSAQEVSVLRAQINREFKLVTPGIRPAGSDQGDQRRIMTPAEAISAGSDYLVIGRPITKAADPISVLKDINLSLG from the coding sequence ATGAGTATTAGCTATATGAATTCAAAACCTATCATTGTTGCACTCGATTATGCCGATCAATCTTTGGCACTGGATATGGCCAAACGTCTGGATCCTCAACAATGTAGGGTAAAGGTAGGCAAGGAGCTATTTACTCTTGCCGGGCCTGCGATTCTGGAAAAGTTGCATGAGCTGGGGTTTGAGGTGTTTCTGGATCTCAAGTTTCACGATATTCCAAATACCACTGCGATGGCTGTCAAAGCTGCTGCACAAGAAGGGGTCTGGATGGTCAACGTTCATGCCAGTGGTGGTCGTAGGATGATGGAAACAACCCGAGAGGTGCTGGAAACTGTTACAGGCCCTAAACCGTTATTGATTGCGGTGACTGTACTGACCAGTATGGAGTCTGCAGACTTGAGAGAGATCGGCATTGATCTTGATCCGCAGCAACAGGTATTGCGATTGGCATCACTGGCAGCAGCCAGTGGCATGGACGGGGTTGTGTGTTCTGCTCAGGAAGTATCTGTTCTCAGAGCTCAGATTAATCGCGAGTTTAAGCTTGTGACTCCTGGTATCCGCCCCGCTGGTAGCGATCAAGGAGATCAGCGTCGAATCATGACTCCAGCTGAGGCTATATCAGCTGGTAGTGACTATCTTGTGATAGGGCGCCCTATTACAAAGGCAGCTGACCCGATTTCTGTCCTGAAAGACATTAATCTCAGTCTTGGTTGA
- a CDS encoding LapA family protein, whose product MRLLKGLLLGVLTLVLLLIGIMFAIHNTQPVALNFVFFSLPEFSVSFWLILSFFFGGVIGVVLSVVMLLQMKARALQLKRKLNQLDSELTKLRQASTSA is encoded by the coding sequence GTGAGATTGCTAAAAGGGTTGTTGCTCGGAGTTTTGACTCTTGTGTTGCTGCTTATCGGCATCATGTTTGCTATCCATAATACGCAACCAGTGGCTTTGAACTTTGTATTTTTTTCCCTTCCTGAATTCAGTGTGTCTTTCTGGCTTATTCTCAGTTTCTTCTTCGGTGGTGTGATTGGCGTAGTGCTAAGTGTAGTCATGCTGTTGCAGATGAAAGCACGTGCATTGCAGCTCAAGCGCAAGCTCAACCAATTAGATTCAGAGTTAACCAAATTACGCCAGGCAAGCACTAGTGCCTAA
- a CDS encoding HlyU family transcriptional regulator, with the protein MGLFSLIGKLFQGGGSAEAEQESTADAVEYKGFQIIPQPRKIGGQYGVGALICKEVDGESRQYQLLRSDQMSSRDDCIELSISKAKRTIDEQGERVFS; encoded by the coding sequence ATGGGATTGTTTTCGCTAATTGGTAAATTATTTCAAGGCGGTGGCAGTGCAGAAGCGGAGCAGGAAAGCACAGCTGATGCAGTAGAATACAAAGGGTTTCAAATTATCCCTCAGCCTCGCAAAATCGGTGGCCAATATGGTGTGGGCGCTCTGATTTGTAAGGAAGTCGATGGTGAATCCAGACAATATCAGTTGTTGCGTTCAGATCAGATGAGCAGTCGCGATGACTGCATCGAATTGAGCATAAGCAAAGCAAAACGGACCATCGACGAGCAGGGCGAGCGCGTATTTAGCTGA
- the ihfB gene encoding integration host factor subunit beta: MLDSGPSVMADLGSFPSRSGKRSETAKRLHALQKESVMTKSELIERLVARHPDMPIKDVEAAVKTILDHMSEALARGDRIEIRGFGSFSLHFRAPRVGRNPKTGESVPLGPKFVPHFKPGKELRDQVNVD; this comes from the coding sequence ATGCTAGATAGCGGACCTTCAGTAATGGCAGACCTTGGCAGCTTCCCATCCCGAAGTGGGAAAAGGTCTGAAACAGCTAAGCGGTTACACGCTTTGCAAAAGGAGAGTGTCATGACTAAGTCTGAATTGATTGAGCGTCTGGTAGCCAGGCATCCTGATATGCCTATAAAAGATGTCGAGGCAGCAGTAAAAACTATTCTAGACCATATGTCAGAAGCACTGGCCCGTGGTGACCGAATTGAAATCCGTGGTTTTGGTAGTTTTTCTCTTCACTTCCGTGCCCCACGTGTTGGGCGTAATCCCAAAACTGGCGAGTCTGTACCCTTGGGGCCCAAGTTTGTTCCCCATTTCAAGCCTGGCAAAGAGCTTAGAGATCAGGTCAACGTTGACTGA
- the rpsA gene encoding 30S ribosomal protein S1, producing MSESFAELFEESLKEMDLQVGAIIEGTVVAIDKEWVTVNAGLKSEGVIPLNQFLNENGEHSLQVGAVVKVAVEALEDGYGATRLSREKAKRAEAWVELEKAFADNAVIKGIISGRVKGGFTVEIDTVRAFLPGSLIDVRPLRDTTHLEGKELEFKLIKLDQKRNNVVVSRRAVLEAENSAERETLLANLQEGQELKGIVKNLTDYGAFVDLGGVDGLLHITDMAWKRIRHPSEMLNVGDEIRVVVLKFDRDRQRVSLGIKQLGEDPWVNIKTRFPENSITKARVTNLTDYGCFAEIEDGIEGLVHVSEMDWTNKNIHPSKVVQVGDEVDVMILDIDEERRRISLGMKQCVANPWEAFSSKFNKGDRISGKIKSITDFGIFVGLDGGIDGLVHLSDISWNEPSEEAVKQFKKGDEIETVVLAVDPERERISLGVKQLDEDPFQSFVATNDKGAVVSAKVTALDAKGATVELIEGVEGQIKASELSRDSVDDPRQVLNVGDVVEARIQNIDRKNRVIMLSVKAKDVAEEKAAMQQMRQTQSEASGPTTIGDLIKEQLKGKQ from the coding sequence ATGAGCGAGAGTTTTGCTGAGCTGTTTGAAGAAAGCCTGAAGGAAATGGACCTTCAGGTTGGTGCCATTATTGAGGGAACAGTTGTTGCCATTGATAAAGAATGGGTGACTGTTAACGCAGGGCTGAAATCGGAAGGGGTTATCCCGCTCAATCAGTTTCTGAATGAGAACGGCGAACACTCCCTGCAGGTCGGCGCGGTGGTTAAAGTCGCTGTCGAAGCTCTTGAAGATGGTTATGGTGCTACTCGTCTGTCGCGCGAAAAAGCGAAGCGCGCTGAGGCCTGGGTTGAGCTAGAGAAAGCTTTTGCAGATAACGCTGTTATTAAAGGCATTATTTCTGGCCGTGTGAAAGGCGGTTTTACTGTTGAAATCGACACTGTTCGTGCGTTTCTTCCGGGTTCACTGATTGATGTTCGCCCTTTGCGGGATACGACCCATCTTGAAGGGAAAGAGCTTGAGTTCAAACTGATCAAGCTGGACCAGAAGCGGAACAACGTCGTTGTTAGTCGTCGTGCAGTTCTGGAAGCTGAGAATAGTGCTGAGCGTGAAACTCTTCTTGCAAACCTCCAGGAAGGGCAGGAGCTGAAAGGTATTGTTAAAAACCTTACTGACTACGGTGCATTCGTTGACCTGGGCGGCGTAGATGGCTTGCTGCACATTACCGACATGGCGTGGAAGCGCATTCGTCATCCTAGTGAAATGCTGAATGTCGGCGACGAAATCAGAGTGGTTGTATTGAAGTTCGATCGCGATCGTCAGCGTGTTTCTCTGGGCATCAAGCAACTGGGTGAAGATCCTTGGGTTAACATCAAAACACGTTTCCCTGAAAACAGTATCACTAAGGCGCGTGTCACCAATCTGACAGATTATGGCTGCTTTGCAGAGATTGAAGATGGCATTGAAGGCCTGGTTCACGTTTCTGAAATGGACTGGACCAACAAGAACATTCATCCGTCCAAGGTCGTTCAGGTGGGCGATGAAGTCGATGTAATGATCCTGGATATTGATGAAGAGCGTCGTCGTATTTCCTTGGGTATGAAGCAATGTGTTGCGAATCCATGGGAGGCATTCTCCTCTAAATTCAATAAGGGCGATCGCATCAGCGGCAAGATCAAGTCAATCACTGACTTTGGTATCTTCGTTGGCCTGGATGGTGGCATCGACGGTTTGGTTCATCTCTCTGATATTTCCTGGAATGAGCCCAGTGAAGAGGCTGTTAAGCAGTTCAAGAAAGGTGATGAGATTGAAACTGTCGTACTGGCAGTTGATCCTGAACGTGAACGCATCTCTCTGGGCGTTAAGCAACTGGATGAAGATCCTTTCCAGAGCTTCGTGGCTACCAATGATAAAGGTGCCGTCGTTAGTGCCAAAGTAACTGCACTGGACGCCAAGGGAGCTACAGTGGAGTTGATCGAAGGCGTCGAAGGGCAGATCAAAGCCAGTGAGCTTAGCCGTGACAGCGTTGATGACCCCCGTCAGGTTCTGAATGTTGGAGATGTGGTTGAGGCTCGCATTCAGAATATTGATCGCAAAAATCGCGTCATCATGCTGTCCGTAAAAGCTAAAGATGTTGCTGAGGAAAAGGCTGCGATGCAGCAGATGCGTCAGACGCAATCTGAAGCATCAGGTCCAACCACTATCGGTGATCTGATCAAAGAACAGCTCAAAGGCAAGCAATAG
- the cmk gene encoding (d)CMP kinase, which produces MALKSVPVVTVDGPSGSGKGTICKLLATRLGWHLLDSGALYRLVALASMRHQIAVDDEESLTVLSAHLDVQFKTEAESDGVHVVLEGEDVTSTIRQEEVGKLASRVATYPGVRQALLERQRIFAALPGLIADGRDMGTVVFPDAPLKIYLIASAEERARRRFLQLQKRGADASFAKILQDIQARDAQDMNRSVAPLKPAADAVTIDSSELDIDAVMYEVEQLLRERELV; this is translated from the coding sequence ATGGCATTGAAATCCGTACCCGTTGTTACCGTTGATGGTCCAAGCGGTTCAGGGAAGGGAACCATTTGCAAGTTGCTTGCAACAAGGCTGGGATGGCACTTGTTGGATAGCGGTGCACTGTATCGTTTAGTCGCTTTGGCCAGTATGCGCCACCAGATTGCTGTTGATGATGAGGAGTCCTTGACTGTACTGAGTGCTCATCTTGATGTGCAGTTTAAGACTGAAGCTGAGTCTGACGGTGTTCATGTCGTGCTTGAGGGCGAAGATGTAACCAGTACTATTCGTCAGGAAGAAGTAGGCAAACTAGCATCCAGAGTCGCGACTTACCCTGGTGTTCGTCAGGCTCTGCTGGAAAGGCAGCGTATCTTTGCAGCTCTGCCTGGATTGATTGCGGATGGGCGTGACATGGGTACCGTCGTATTTCCCGATGCGCCGCTTAAAATATACTTGATCGCCAGTGCTGAAGAGCGTGCCCGCCGCCGGTTCCTCCAGTTGCAAAAGCGTGGGGCCGATGCTAGTTTTGCTAAGATTTTGCAAGATATTCAGGCGCGTGACGCCCAGGATATGAATCGCAGTGTGGCACCACTCAAGCCAGCCGCTGATGCAGTAACGATCGATTCAAGTGAGCTGGATATAGACGCCGTAATGTATGAGGTAGAGCAACTCTTACGCGAGCGTGAGTTGGTGTGA
- the lapB gene encoding lipopolysaccharide assembly protein LapB has translation MSDLFLLLLLVVAVGIGWLLGFQARRDRRLSHLAARLRREYFLGLNHLLSEHSDEAVETFLRALEIDSDAVDTHLALAELFRRKGDVGRAVKVHQGLLDRNDLSAAHVHLVQTGLAKDYLSSGLLDRAETLLRDILSKGSAQQRIDALVLLMEVYQQERDWQNALYVGQQRLYLQPDNPRLRSHLSHYACELAEQAVSGGQRQMAYDYLKQSLSYDTGCGRALLKLTTFSIEDGQWRPALRYLKRFRKSNPDMLSEGLASIVEVYRALQRPKALVKVLVHWHSTNPSATLLIAIARYIKAEEGYEQAHAFMIEQLNQRMTLRGMRYLTELELEQQSGLQPQSTRLVDNALKMVLETKAFYQCGHCGFHGRQMYWQCPRCKEWGAIKPIRGIEGD, from the coding sequence ATGTCTGACTTGTTCTTGTTATTGCTATTAGTAGTTGCAGTAGGTATTGGCTGGCTACTGGGGTTTCAGGCAAGGCGAGATAGACGTCTGTCTCATCTCGCTGCAAGATTACGTCGGGAATATTTCCTCGGTCTCAATCATCTGTTAAGCGAGCATTCTGACGAGGCTGTTGAAACCTTTCTACGGGCGTTAGAGATTGACAGTGATGCCGTAGATACGCATTTGGCTCTTGCTGAACTTTTTCGACGCAAGGGAGATGTGGGACGAGCGGTCAAAGTCCATCAAGGCCTTCTAGATAGAAATGATCTTAGCGCTGCCCATGTGCATCTGGTACAGACAGGGTTAGCTAAAGACTATCTCTCCAGTGGGCTATTAGATCGCGCGGAAACCTTGTTAAGGGACATCCTATCCAAGGGTAGTGCTCAACAGCGCATAGATGCCTTGGTATTACTGATGGAGGTCTATCAGCAGGAGCGTGACTGGCAAAATGCGCTGTATGTCGGACAGCAGCGGCTCTATTTACAGCCAGATAATCCCAGATTACGTAGTCATTTATCCCATTATGCCTGTGAGCTGGCAGAGCAAGCGGTTAGCGGCGGGCAGCGTCAAATGGCTTATGACTATCTGAAGCAGTCATTGAGTTATGATACAGGCTGTGGGCGTGCCCTGTTGAAATTAACCACATTTTCCATTGAAGACGGTCAATGGCGCCCTGCGTTGAGATATCTGAAGCGCTTTCGGAAGAGTAATCCAGATATGCTCAGTGAGGGCTTGGCATCTATCGTTGAAGTATACCGGGCGCTCCAGCGACCGAAAGCGCTGGTAAAAGTGTTAGTACACTGGCATTCGACAAATCCATCTGCAACTCTATTAATTGCTATTGCACGATATATAAAAGCAGAAGAAGGGTATGAGCAAGCACATGCTTTCATGATCGAGCAACTGAATCAAAGAATGACCCTCAGAGGGATGCGTTACCTGACGGAGCTTGAACTTGAGCAGCAAAGTGGGTTGCAACCCCAAAGTACAAGGTTGGTTGATAATGCTTTGAAGATGGTACTGGAGACCAAGGCATTCTATCAGTGTGGTCATTGTGGGTTTCATGGCCGCCAGATGTATTGGCAATGCCCTCGTTGTAAGGAGTGGGGAGCGATTAAACCCATTCGAGGAATTGAAGGTGACTAG
- a CDS encoding PA2779 family protein: protein MIALAPSEKQFFELSRWFTYVALIERYGIIRAAVGKSVIIQAVEGDNMNTGMKKQITALVLASFVSGGVIAPTLAHAGMVSPGQMYSEQQANPKARLESLLARQDVRQQLIKQGANPADVEQRVASLSDEEARLVADRMDQQPAGQGIVAAAVFIFLILLATDILGLTDVFTFVKK from the coding sequence ATGATTGCTCTCGCACCCTCTGAAAAACAGTTCTTCGAGTTAAGCCGGTGGTTTACCTATGTTGCCCTCATCGAGAGGTACGGCATAATACGCGCTGCGGTCGGTAAAAGTGTGATAATCCAAGCAGTAGAGGGAGACAACATGAACACTGGAATGAAAAAGCAGATTACCGCATTGGTTCTTGCCAGTTTTGTCAGTGGTGGCGTCATTGCGCCAACATTAGCGCATGCCGGGATGGTAAGCCCCGGTCAGATGTATTCTGAACAGCAAGCGAATCCTAAAGCTCGCCTGGAGTCACTGCTCGCGCGCCAGGATGTACGTCAGCAACTGATCAAGCAAGGGGCCAATCCAGCCGATGTCGAACAGCGTGTCGCTAGCCTGAGCGATGAAGAAGCAAGGTTGGTGGCGGATAGAATGGACCAACAGCCCGCTGGGCAAGGGATCGTAGCCGCTGCAGTATTTATTTTCCTGATACTGCTTGCCACCGATATTCTCGGTCTGACCGACGTATTCACCTTCGTGAAAAAATAG
- a CDS encoding putative RNA methyltransferase: protein MLDASPLICPIDGQSLRLDGQRLCCPSNHSFDIARQGYANLLPVHKKHSRDPGDSKNMVEARQRFLASGIYNGISDQLNTLVQSVCGAYNSLTVLDAGCGEGFYLDRLVKTLNNGQVSLKAYGLDISKWAVQAACRRNKKISWLVASNAAIPCQPHTFDLIICAFGYHKLEWFNHLLKPHGHILLVEAGPEHLLELREVIYPEVRKSELSPLEHSGFTLLEHRLQIKDLPLNKQQLSDLLLMTPHLYRASHEGKEKAAKLESLNVQIDVQFKLLSKMH from the coding sequence ATGCTTGATGCCTCACCTTTGATCTGCCCAATTGATGGCCAGTCACTGCGTCTCGATGGGCAGCGCTTATGCTGCCCCTCCAACCACAGTTTTGATATTGCCCGGCAGGGTTATGCGAACTTGCTTCCCGTGCACAAGAAACACTCCAGAGATCCTGGTGACAGCAAGAATATGGTGGAAGCCAGACAGCGCTTTCTTGCTAGCGGCATCTACAACGGAATTAGTGACCAGTTAAACACCCTGGTGCAATCTGTTTGTGGCGCCTACAACAGTCTGACGGTGCTGGATGCTGGCTGTGGGGAGGGTTTCTATCTGGATCGCCTTGTAAAAACACTCAATAATGGACAGGTGTCTCTCAAGGCATATGGTCTGGATATTTCCAAATGGGCAGTACAAGCGGCATGCCGGAGAAATAAAAAAATCAGCTGGCTGGTAGCCAGCAATGCAGCAATCCCCTGCCAACCTCATACATTCGATTTGATTATCTGCGCTTTTGGCTATCACAAGCTGGAATGGTTTAATCACCTACTGAAACCACATGGTCATATTTTGCTGGTTGAAGCGGGTCCAGAGCATCTTTTAGAACTAAGGGAAGTGATTTACCCCGAGGTAAGGAAAAGTGAGCTTAGCCCCCTTGAGCATAGTGGCTTTACTCTGCTTGAACACAGATTACAGATAAAGGATCTGCCACTGAACAAGCAGCAGCTTAGCGACTTGCTCCTGATGACACCGCACCTCTATCGTGCGAGCCATGAAGGCAAAGAAAAGGCAGCAAAACTTGAAAGTTTGAATGTTCAGATTGACGTGCAGTTCAAATTGCTGAGCAAAATGCACTAA